GTTCCGCTGCGGCAGTGCCGGGCAGGACGAGCTTCATGCGGCGGCATTCTTCAAGGCAGAGGCCCAAGTCTTTGATAAAGTGGTCGATAAAGAAGCCGGGGGCGAAATCGCCCTTGAGGATGCGGTCGCCCAGGTTGTTCATGGCCAGGCTGCCGCCGGAACCCGCGGCCACCAGTTCTTTCCACTGGGGCACGTCCAGCCCGGCCTGCTGCGCGAAAAGGAAGGATTCGCAGATGCTGAACATGACGCCGGCAATGGCGATCTGGTTGGCGAGCTTGGCCCGCTGGCCCATGCCGGCGGGGCCGCAGTGCAGGACTTTTTTGCCCATAGCTTCAAGGCAGGGCAGTAGACGTTGGTAGCCTTGCTTGTCGCCGCCCACAAAGATGCAGAGCGTACCTTCGCGCGCGCCCACGTCCCCGCCGGTAACTGGGGCATCCATGCTCAGGCAGCCCTTTTTCAGGGCTTCGGCGGCAATGCGTTCGGCCAGGACAGGGCTGGAAGTGCTCATATCGCAGACCACGCCGCCCTTGGCCAGGCCGGGCAGCACGCCGGTTTCGCCCAGAATGACGCTTTCCACGTCGCGGGGGTAGCTGACCATGGTAAAGACCACATCCGAGGCTTCGGCCACGGCGCGGGGGGTCTCCGCCCACCGCGCACCCTTGGCCAGCAGGGGGTCGGCCTTGGCTTTGGTGCGGTTGTATACGGTGAGGGGCAGGCCAAGAGCCTGCAGATGTCCAGCCATGCAGAGGCCCATGACTCCGGTGCCGATCCAGCCGATGCGTAATTTTTCTGCCATGTTCCAAACTCCTTTGAGCCATAGCGGCGGTCACTGCGGCAGTGGTGGGGGCGGATTGCGCCGCTTCCCTTCGCCGCGTGGATTGCGGTGTTGCAGCAAGGGGACGTCCCTGCCCCAGGCGGTCCGTCAGGGCCTTTCAGAGCGGCATTGCAACGCTCTGATGCCTCCTGGCGGTTGCGTCAGCAGTCGCCCGCCGTGGAGGCGCAAGGCTAGCATCAGCTGTTGCGACGCCGGAGCTTGACCCGTTATGGCGAAGGACGCTGCGGGCCAGGACAGCAGCGTTATGCGCTTGCGCGGGTAAGCGCCGGAACGCGCGTGCTGTAAACCTTGAGAATACATATTCTC
This is a stretch of genomic DNA from Desulfovibrio legallii. It encodes these proteins:
- a CDS encoding NAD(P)-dependent oxidoreductase produces the protein MAEKLRIGWIGTGVMGLCMAGHLQALGLPLTVYNRTKAKADPLLAKGARWAETPRAVAEASDVVFTMVSYPRDVESVILGETGVLPGLAKGGVVCDMSTSSPVLAERIAAEALKKGCLSMDAPVTGGDVGAREGTLCIFVGGDKQGYQRLLPCLEAMGKKVLHCGPAGMGQRAKLANQIAIAGVMFSICESFLFAQQAGLDVPQWKELVAAGSGGSLAMNNLGDRILKGDFAPGFFIDHFIKDLGLCLEECRRMKLVLPGTAAAEQVYRIMQAKGQGSKGTQALIQGLADISGATWTPCCK